One Silene latifolia isolate original U9 population chromosome 4, ASM4854445v1, whole genome shotgun sequence DNA segment encodes these proteins:
- the LOC141653183 gene encoding uncharacterized protein LOC141653183 isoform X1 has product MQSKKEPRRTQTSPSRGRRSSKLTPPSATNLIEQQPVTELIPEFEDLKISENNPRSFPYNVKQQCWEKADKIKGRDPDRWRRDPLGNTIFRKLVGCPGCLCHDYDHILPYSKGGKSTLDNCQVLQATVNRSKGNRTDISRADLIRRSSYCRVSGRDMDLLELSAYGNVRRGEDSGGCRIQ; this is encoded by the exons ATGCAATCAAAAAAAGAACCCAGAAGAACTCAAACATCTCCCTCAAGAGGAAGAAGAAGCTCCAAATTAACACCTCCATCAGCTACTAATCTAATTGAACAACAACCAGTAACTGAGCTAATCCCAGAATTTGAAGACCTAAAAATCTCTGAAAACAATCCAAGAAGTTTCCCTTACAATGTGAAGCAACAATGTTGGGAAAAAGCTGATAAAATCAAAGGTAGAGACCCAGATCGTTGGAGAAGGGACCCACTTGGGAATACTATCTTTCGTAAGCTTGTTGGTTGTCCTGGTTGTTTGTGCCATGATTATGATCACATTCTTCCTTACTCTAAG GGCGGAAAGAGTACTCTGGACAATTGTCAAGTTCTGCAG GCTACTGTAAATCGCTCAAAAGGAAATCGGACTGATATATCTAGAGCTGATCTGATACGAAGGAGCTCTTATTGCCGAGTTTCGG GTCGTGACATGGACCTTCTTGAATTATCGGCCTATGGTAATGTTCGTCGAGGAGAAGATTCTGGTGGATGTCGAATCCAATAA
- the LOC141653185 gene encoding chlorophyll a-b binding protein 4, chloroplastic: MAAVTTQASIAGFRPCATKTRFLTGAPGKLNKECPFRLPSTSSSCSFKVEAKKGEWLPGLASPNYLNGSLPGDNGFDPLGLAEDPENLKWFVQAELVNGRWAMLGVAGMLLPEVFTKIGIINVPEWYDAGKSEYFASSSTLFVIEFILFHYVEIRRWQDIKNPGSVNQDPIFKQYSLPPNEVGYPGGIFNPLNFAPTVEAKEKELANGRLAMLAFLGFLIQHNVTGKGPFENLLQHISDPWHNTIVQTFSGV, from the exons ATGGCAGCAGTCACAACACAAGCTTCAATTGCCGGGTTCCGGCCATGCGCAACGAAAACGAGGTTCTTGACCGGTGCTCCCGGTAAACTTAACAAGGAATGCCCTTTTAGGTTGCCATCAACTTCATCATCTTGCTCATTTAAGGTTGAAGCCAAGAAGGGAGAGTGGTTGCCTGGTCTAGCTTCTCCTAATTACCTTAATGGAAG TCTACCAGGAGACAATGGGTTTGATCCCCTGGGACTAGCCGAGGACCCGGAAAACCTAAAGTGGTTCGTGCAAGCAGAGTTAGTCAACGGACGATGGGCAATGCTCGGAGTAGCCGGAATGCTACTACCGGAAGTGTTCACAAAGATAGGAATCATAAATGTGCCAGAATGGTATGATGCAGGAAAGTCAGAGTACTTCGCCTCATCATCAACACTCTTTGTGATAGAGTTCATATTGTTCCACTATGTTGAGATTAGAAGATGGCAAGACATCAAAAACCCTGGAAGTGTTAACCAAGACCCAATCTTCAAGCAATATAGCTTGCCTCCTAACGAAGTCGGTTACCCTGGTGGTATCTTCAATCCTCTTAATTTCGCGCCTACCGTTgaagccaaggagaaggagctTGCTAATG GGAGATTGGCAATGTTGGCATTCTTGGGATTCTTAATACAACACAATGTGACAGGAAAAGGGCCATTTGAGAACCTTCTGCAGCACATTTCAGACCCATGGCACAACACTATTGTCCAGACTTTCAGTGGAGTTTAG
- the LOC141653183 gene encoding uncharacterized protein LOC141653183 isoform X2, whose protein sequence is MIRLGSIAMILIILDFMIDDHCISTRYTQTDGGKSTLDNCQVLQATVNRSKGNRTDISRADLIRRSSYCRVSGRDMDLLELSAYGNVRRGEDSGGCRIQ, encoded by the exons ATGATTAGATTAGGTTCTATTGCTATGATATTGATCATTTTGGATTTCATGATTGACGACCATTGCATATCTACAAGATATACACAAACTGAT GGCGGAAAGAGTACTCTGGACAATTGTCAAGTTCTGCAG GCTACTGTAAATCGCTCAAAAGGAAATCGGACTGATATATCTAGAGCTGATCTGATACGAAGGAGCTCTTATTGCCGAGTTTCGG GTCGTGACATGGACCTTCTTGAATTATCGGCCTATGGTAATGTTCGTCGAGGAGAAGATTCTGGTGGATGTCGAATCCAATAA
- the LOC141653184 gene encoding agamous-like MADS-box protein AGL65, with translation MGRVKLKIKRLESSSNRQVTYSKRRTGIIKKAKELAILCDIHIILLMFSPTGKPTLYLGDRSNLEQVITMFAQLTPQERAKRKLESLEALKKTFKKLDHDVNIDDFVGTSSQTAEDLIDQARLLQTQITDTHKRLSCWSNPDKIDNVEHLQRMEESIRESLNQIRLQKENVGKHQFMSSLDCTNQFQNGMHFPLMMTSMQEPQQLSWLPSNDNQQMMLPDETNFLPQRDIKCGSDASLSGYPGYYTNNVKTDMDHARQCDNNARQDCGTIGELAANVCMGVQIGEQYPYSPYGNISLPEEKKTMPDNTMNFQANPMDYQILGHFELPRSIYDTRPQPWVPTALPCPAPIFHENSYPQPN, from the exons ATGGGAAGGGTTAAATtgaagattaaaagattggaaagtAGTAGTAATCGGCAAGTAACATATTCGAAAAGGCGCACCGGCATTATAAAGAAGGCCAAGGAATTGGCCATTTTGTGTGATATACACATTATTTTGCTCATGTTCTCTCCTACAGGGAAGCCTACATTGTACCTTGGAGACCGTAG CAATCTAGAACAGGTCATTACCATGTTTGCTCAGCTTACTCCTCAAGAAAGGGCAAAAAG GAAGTTGGAGAGTCTTGAA GCACTAAAGAAAACGTTCAAGAAGCTCGACCATGATGTAAATATAGACGACTTTGTAGGTACAAG TAGCCAAACAGCAGAG GACTTGATTGACCAAGCAAGATTATTGCAAACACAAATTACTGACACACATAAGCGACTGAG CTGTTGGAGTAATCCTGATAAGATCGACAATGTGGAACATCTGCAACGGATGGAAGAGTCAATAAGAGAATCACTTAACCAAATTCGTTTGCAAAAG GAAAATGTTGGTAAACACCAGTTTATGTCGTCCTTAGACTGTACTAACCAG TTCCAAAATGGAATGCATTTTCCTTTAATGATGACAAGTATGCAAGAACCCCAGCAGCTATCATGGCTTCCGAGTAATGACAATCAGCAGATGATGTTGCCTGACGAGACAAATTTTTTGCCGCAAAG AGATATCAAGTGTGGTTCCGATGCTTCACTCTCTGGCTATCCTGGGTACTATACCAATAATGTTAAAACGGACATGGATCATGCCAGACAATGCGACAATAATGCAAGACAGGATTGTGGTACAATAGGTGAACTGGCTGCAAATGTGTGCATGGGAGTTCAAATTGGCGAACAATATCCATACTCTCCCTATGGAAATATAAGCTTGCCGGAGGAAAAGAAAACGATGCCAGATAACACGATGAACTTTCAAGCCAATCCAATGGATTACCAAATTCTTGGTCATTTTGAATTGCCAAGGTCTATTTATGATACACGACCTCAACCTTGGGTTCCGACAGCTTTGCCATGTCCCGCTCCTATCTTTCACGAGAATTCTTACCCACAG CCTAACTAA